Proteins encoded in a region of the Ziziphus jujuba cultivar Dongzao chromosome 3, ASM3175591v1 genome:
- the LOC107422494 gene encoding uncharacterized protein LOC107422494 isoform X2 encodes MHEFEHGELAGGATSSSFLEKRFRDLNARDSVARSGRDLSLGVENSASEKEGQVDLKGKGVESWRPRHGLRRRRKGVSTYNGNRLSVSSYDTLQSEAQYIPQSPSSISKLRNEVEVPVSYGDGEQAPADVSLPERVSQCLQLSDSADENRTIETDVLAVKGFRCNEQENFGFDNDEKSMIRVLEQALEEGYAARDALYLELEKERSAAATAADEAMAMILRLQEEKALIEMEARQYQRMIEEKYAYDAEEMDILKEILVRREREKHFLEKEVEEYRQMIFGNDRLDSGMHDLGAMQAQITSSYSSEEPIFILQQVSESAEKPTLKITDSSSDYGASSIETQTRTLASGKKLPVLKLDADSEPSKEGDVYAHPSFDGHVYHSSNKEVNYEFQEKSVISMEENPICDEVLRQGAGNTEGRGKTTPPFVKEHDQTGSTSLFQEFGSKTSDISNENEWDWKGEKIPSLVLDTESCVYDVHVIDEEILHNKLSADKNEQLLVSATLDVPIKCDSPTLSRVETEHDKNGSSSRVTGGLPPKVSSGGKALLTDLRRNSMSAIDYERVKIDNEVEWLRERLRIVQEGREKLNFSVGHKEREKIQLQLLEDIASQLREIRQLTEPGKAVRQASLPPPSSKVTSKKRRWRSASLGVHRSS; translated from the exons ATGCATGAGTTTGAACATGGTGAATTGGCAGGTGGAGCAACGAGTAGCTCTTTTCTGGAAAAGAGGTTTCGAGATTTGAATGCAAGAGATTCTGTTGCCAGGAGTGGACGGGACTTAAGTCTTGGTGTGGAGAATTCAGCATCTGAGAAGGAAGGACAGGTTGATCTTAAGGGGAAGGGGGTTGAGAGTTGGAGGCCAAGACATGGTCTGCGACGCCGTCGTAAAGGAGTTTCTACTTACAATGGTAATCGATTGTCGGTTTCATCGTATGACACACTTCAGTCAGAGGCACAGTATATTCCTCAATCTCCTTCCAGTATCAGTAAATTGAGGAATGAGGTTGAAGTTCCTGTTAGTTATGGAG ATGGTGAACAAGCTCCAGCAGATGTGAGTTTGCCGGAAAGAGTTTCTCAATGTCTTCAATTGAGTGATTCTGCGGATGAAAATAGGACAATTGAAACAGATGTATTAGCTGTTAAAGGGTTTAGGTGCAATGAGCAAGAGAATTTCGGTTTTGATAATGATGAGAAAAGTATGATTAGAGTCTTGGAACAAGCACTAGAAGAAGGGTATGCTGCTCGTGATGCCCTTTACCTTGAACTTGAGAAGGAAAGAAGTGCTGCTGCTACTGCTGCAGATGAGGCCATGGCCATGATATTGCGCCTACAAGAGGAAAAGGCATTAATAGAAATGGAGGCAAGACAGTACCAGAGGATGATTGAAGAGAAATATGCTTATGATGCTGAAGAAATGGATATACTCAAAGAGATTTTAGTAAGAAGAGAGAGGGAAAAACATTTCTTGGAGAAGGAGGTTGAAGAATACAGGCAAATGATATTTGGAAATGATCGATTGGATTCTGGCATGCATGATTTGGGTGCAATGCAAGCACAAATCACTTCATCCTATTCATCTGAGGAACCAATATTTATTCTCCAGCAGGTAAGTGAGTCTGCAGAGAAGCCAACGTTGAAAATTACAGATAGTTCTTCAGATTATGGGGCATCATCAATTGAGACCCAAACTAGAACACTTGCTTCTGGGAAAAAATTACCTGTTTTGAAATTGGATGCGGATTCTGAACCTTCCAAAGAAGGGGATGTATATGCACATCCAAGTTTTGACGGTCATGTTTATCACTCCAGTAATAAGGAGGTAAATTATGAGTTTCAAGAGAAAAGTGTCATATCCATGGAGGAGAATCCAATTTGTGACGAGGTGCTGAGGCAAGGGGCAGGTAATACTGAGGGGCGTGGGAAAACTACTCCCCCATTTGTGAAAGAACATGATCAAACTGGCAGCACTAGTTTGTTCCAAGAGTTTGGTTCAAAGACATCTGATATTTCTAATGAAAATGAATGGGATTGGAAAGGTGAAAAGATACCAAGTTTAGTGCTTGATACAGAATCATGTGTTTATGACGTTCATGTTATTGACGAAGAAATTTTGCATAATAAATTGAGTGCAGACAAAAATGAACAGCTATTAGTGAGTGCTACCTTGGATGTTCCAATAAAATGTGATAGTCCAACTTTGAGTAGGGTGGAAACAGAACATGACAAGAATGGTAGTAGTTCACGTGTAACTGGTGGATTGCCACCGAAGGTTTCCTCAGGTGGGAAAGCATTGCTAACTGATTTACGCAGAAATTCCATGTCTGCAATTGATTATGAAAGAGTGAAAATTGACAATGAAGTTGAGTGGCTTAGAGAAAGGTTAAGGATTGTGCAAGAGGGAAGAGAGAAGCTTAACTTCTCTGTGGGGcacaaggaaagagaaaaaatacaGTTGCAACTTCTGGAGGACATAGCAAGCCAGCTTCGAGAGATTCGGCAATTGACTGAGCCTGGGAAGGCAGTGCGCCAGGCTTCATTGCCTCCTCCATCTTCTAAG gtCACGTCAAAGAAAAGAAGATGGCGCAGTGCATCTCTTGGAGTCCATAGAAGCTCTTGA
- the LOC107422494 gene encoding uncharacterized protein LOC107422494 isoform X1 produces MMCQAIHNWTFSELVGAFLDLSIAFFLLCASSIAFFVSKFLGLFGLGLPCPCDGLFGNPRNSCLQRQLVDSPFQKISSVQTSVKSKFPFDSIWPEYHSGTSNVKLVNEGMHEFEHGELAGGATSSSFLEKRFRDLNARDSVARSGRDLSLGVENSASEKEGQVDLKGKGVESWRPRHGLRRRRKGVSTYNGNRLSVSSYDTLQSEAQYIPQSPSSISKLRNEVEVPVSYGDGEQAPADVSLPERVSQCLQLSDSADENRTIETDVLAVKGFRCNEQENFGFDNDEKSMIRVLEQALEEGYAARDALYLELEKERSAAATAADEAMAMILRLQEEKALIEMEARQYQRMIEEKYAYDAEEMDILKEILVRREREKHFLEKEVEEYRQMIFGNDRLDSGMHDLGAMQAQITSSYSSEEPIFILQQVSESAEKPTLKITDSSSDYGASSIETQTRTLASGKKLPVLKLDADSEPSKEGDVYAHPSFDGHVYHSSNKEVNYEFQEKSVISMEENPICDEVLRQGAGNTEGRGKTTPPFVKEHDQTGSTSLFQEFGSKTSDISNENEWDWKGEKIPSLVLDTESCVYDVHVIDEEILHNKLSADKNEQLLVSATLDVPIKCDSPTLSRVETEHDKNGSSSRVTGGLPPKVSSGGKALLTDLRRNSMSAIDYERVKIDNEVEWLRERLRIVQEGREKLNFSVGHKEREKIQLQLLEDIASQLREIRQLTEPGKAVRQASLPPPSSKVTSKKRRWRSASLGVHRSS; encoded by the exons ATGATGTGTCAAGCTATTCATAATTGGACATTTTCCGAGCTAGTGGGTGCATTTCTTGATCTCTCTATAGCATTTTTTCTGCTTTGTGCATCAAGTATTGCTTTTTTTGTCTCGAAATTTCTGGGTTTGTTTGGATTGGGTCTACCATGTCCTTGTGATGGACTTTTTGGGAACCCCAGGAATAGCTGCTTGCAAAGACAATTGGTTGATAGCCCATTTCAGAAAATCTCTTCGGTTCAGACGTCAGTGAAGAGCAAGTTCCCTTTTGATTCGATATGGCCTGAATACCATAGTGGGACTTCAAATGTTAAGTTGGTGAATGAGGGAATGCATGAGTTTGAACATGGTGAATTGGCAGGTGGAGCAACGAGTAGCTCTTTTCTGGAAAAGAGGTTTCGAGATTTGAATGCAAGAGATTCTGTTGCCAGGAGTGGACGGGACTTAAGTCTTGGTGTGGAGAATTCAGCATCTGAGAAGGAAGGACAGGTTGATCTTAAGGGGAAGGGGGTTGAGAGTTGGAGGCCAAGACATGGTCTGCGACGCCGTCGTAAAGGAGTTTCTACTTACAATGGTAATCGATTGTCGGTTTCATCGTATGACACACTTCAGTCAGAGGCACAGTATATTCCTCAATCTCCTTCCAGTATCAGTAAATTGAGGAATGAGGTTGAAGTTCCTGTTAGTTATGGAG ATGGTGAACAAGCTCCAGCAGATGTGAGTTTGCCGGAAAGAGTTTCTCAATGTCTTCAATTGAGTGATTCTGCGGATGAAAATAGGACAATTGAAACAGATGTATTAGCTGTTAAAGGGTTTAGGTGCAATGAGCAAGAGAATTTCGGTTTTGATAATGATGAGAAAAGTATGATTAGAGTCTTGGAACAAGCACTAGAAGAAGGGTATGCTGCTCGTGATGCCCTTTACCTTGAACTTGAGAAGGAAAGAAGTGCTGCTGCTACTGCTGCAGATGAGGCCATGGCCATGATATTGCGCCTACAAGAGGAAAAGGCATTAATAGAAATGGAGGCAAGACAGTACCAGAGGATGATTGAAGAGAAATATGCTTATGATGCTGAAGAAATGGATATACTCAAAGAGATTTTAGTAAGAAGAGAGAGGGAAAAACATTTCTTGGAGAAGGAGGTTGAAGAATACAGGCAAATGATATTTGGAAATGATCGATTGGATTCTGGCATGCATGATTTGGGTGCAATGCAAGCACAAATCACTTCATCCTATTCATCTGAGGAACCAATATTTATTCTCCAGCAGGTAAGTGAGTCTGCAGAGAAGCCAACGTTGAAAATTACAGATAGTTCTTCAGATTATGGGGCATCATCAATTGAGACCCAAACTAGAACACTTGCTTCTGGGAAAAAATTACCTGTTTTGAAATTGGATGCGGATTCTGAACCTTCCAAAGAAGGGGATGTATATGCACATCCAAGTTTTGACGGTCATGTTTATCACTCCAGTAATAAGGAGGTAAATTATGAGTTTCAAGAGAAAAGTGTCATATCCATGGAGGAGAATCCAATTTGTGACGAGGTGCTGAGGCAAGGGGCAGGTAATACTGAGGGGCGTGGGAAAACTACTCCCCCATTTGTGAAAGAACATGATCAAACTGGCAGCACTAGTTTGTTCCAAGAGTTTGGTTCAAAGACATCTGATATTTCTAATGAAAATGAATGGGATTGGAAAGGTGAAAAGATACCAAGTTTAGTGCTTGATACAGAATCATGTGTTTATGACGTTCATGTTATTGACGAAGAAATTTTGCATAATAAATTGAGTGCAGACAAAAATGAACAGCTATTAGTGAGTGCTACCTTGGATGTTCCAATAAAATGTGATAGTCCAACTTTGAGTAGGGTGGAAACAGAACATGACAAGAATGGTAGTAGTTCACGTGTAACTGGTGGATTGCCACCGAAGGTTTCCTCAGGTGGGAAAGCATTGCTAACTGATTTACGCAGAAATTCCATGTCTGCAATTGATTATGAAAGAGTGAAAATTGACAATGAAGTTGAGTGGCTTAGAGAAAGGTTAAGGATTGTGCAAGAGGGAAGAGAGAAGCTTAACTTCTCTGTGGGGcacaaggaaagagaaaaaatacaGTTGCAACTTCTGGAGGACATAGCAAGCCAGCTTCGAGAGATTCGGCAATTGACTGAGCCTGGGAAGGCAGTGCGCCAGGCTTCATTGCCTCCTCCATCTTCTAAG gtCACGTCAAAGAAAAGAAGATGGCGCAGTGCATCTCTTGGAGTCCATAGAAGCTCTTGA